The nucleotide sequence TGACTTTTCTGGTTAGACATCTGAATGGTCAAGCTTGAAAACAATGACTTATATCCTTCAAGTACATGCGTGGAACTCGCAAAAGGCTCAAGGTGCCGAGAATGACAACGTATGAAAACATTGAGGAATGAAGTCAGCCCACTATAGTGAAATATGAGTATTAAACTCATATAGAACATCTGCATCATGCCCGTTGATGTGGTACTCATCCCTATCGCTGCTTCACCGAGGCCCAATATGCGCATACAGGACCTTCGTCTCAAGTCTCCCAATAAAGTCACCACATGTATGTTTAGAGAGTTAAAACGGCTATGTTCTCAAATGAGGAGATTATCGTAAGGTGACAAGGATGTGTATGTCAAAGACTCAATATGAAGACGCCCGATAAGCCCATAAGGCGGATGCTGATACAATCAGAGTCCTTAACGTGGGCCATATCGATAGTTGAAACACACCAGGAAGCTTTTGCCCGACCCCAATAACCATCTCGATGTTGTTACCTAGCAATGCATTAAATGCTTCACTTATTCGACTCGTCTCAGGTGAGAGTTGGCCGTGATATTGCAGGGTAATCAGCACATTCAGTTAAGAGCACGCTCTATATCTAACAATATATAAGAGACAAAGTAACCGGGCGACACTTGCACATTCGAACGCCTTATGTAGGAACCCGTGTTGAATGTTTTATGTTAGCCCTGCAAAAAAAGCAGCCTCACAAAGACATCTCACGCAAAGTGCAAATTGACAAGACGTGAATATGCTTGAGTAAGACGAGAGAGATATTGCCAACTCATCAAGAATCTGCACTTTACCGCTCAGTCTCAGTCCCAGTCTCACGAATAGAACATCGCTCAGTTGATTACCAGCCAGCAAATGACAAGACTGGATGAATGTTACAGAGGCGTAGGTGGGTGGGtgggtgagtgagtgagtggtcGGATCCGCGGCATTGGGGGACCCCTTGTAGTGTGACGTCGTGTGCATAAACAGGGGGTGTTTacgatgcagatgcagtgAAGAGAGACTCTATCGTATCTGGGGGGACTAATAGGATCAAATCCTCAAATCCTGCTTCGCCTCGTTGAGAGGGACGGCAGATGGAAAAGAGACATGGCATGCGAGTTATATTATAttgctcaagctcaagagggCTTATACTCTTGGTCTGGACCTGATTGATTCACCTATCAATATATCCTGGCATGTTTATCCCTCAAAGCGATCGACAATATCGTCTAAGCCACTGACCTGTAACTTATCGGTCTGGGGTATTTTACTCATAAATCGAACAGTGTCTCCCTCGGATGATCTCCATTCCCCAAGAGCAATTGTCAATTCCTCTCATCGTGATAGCCCCGTCGTGTTCCCGTCTTCTTGTACGTCATAACCTACCTAGTCCTCATCAACAGGGACATCCCTGTTAGGTCTTTAtaagcaccagcaccagaaGCTCAACACAGAGAAAAATACCAGAGTCTTCCAAGTGCTTGCAAGACAAATCAAATTCCAGTTTAGTTTCTTGTTGAGTCGTGGGTCCTGCTTCAGGTACAATCCTTACAGAAACCCCCATTTGGCGCGACTGAGGACTGACTCTGACTCTCCCACATTAGAACGCTGGTCCTTGTCCAATAGAGAGAAAATTTGCTTCAGATCACCAAGTAACAACAAATAAAACCCAATCGGGCACAAATCTTGCCGTTGGAGTTGTGCCCTGAGTCTTACCGAGACTTATATAACACTTGAAACTTCATATCAAGTgagacatacatacatacatacatacatacatatacatACGCCTACATACAGATACATACAGATCACTACCGATACTAGCACTAGCGAGTCTTGGCCCATCATGCAGAACTCTCCTCGCTCTGGTTCCTTTGAACGTCGCAGTTCTGTCCATGATAGAATGCCAAGCCCATCTCCCATCCGATCGCCATTGTCTAGGAGCCGTACCCCTTCACCCTCTCGTGGTCGATCACAGGCACCTCGTGGGAGACCTTCATCTCGCATGGTATCCCGATCTAAATCACGGGGAAGACTCTCGTCTCGATCAAGCTCACGCTCACCATCTCGTCGCTCCAAGCGCAGCgacaaccatcatcaccatgggCTCTTCAAGACTACGGCTGGTCTTCTAGCTGGTATTGGTGTCGCTGCTGTTGTAGCCCACAAGGTCTGGCCCAAGGGTGTTCTCTACGGCGATCATGAGGACTGGGAGCATTCTTCCAAGCATCACCGCTCAGACCGCCCTCACCATCGTCGTCGCCGCTCGCTCGAGAATGGTGAGCGTGTAGTCGAGCGAACAACTCGACGTCGTGGTGATGCTGCCTACTACGAAGAAGTTGATCGCAGGCGACCTCAGAACTTTGAGCGGATGCCACGGCCCGAGCATGAGAGGATGAGGCAGCCTGCTGAGCGATTGCCATATCCTGCTGATGATCACTATATTCCGGCCCAACCAGTCTATGCTGAACGGAGGAGGACCGTCGTTCAGCCTGCTCCAATGCATCCTGAGTGGTGACATAGCCGGGCAATGAGATGAGTTTTCACACATTTCTTTATTCTGCTGTCATTCATGTCTATTGGGAGGTCGCGATGGAATTGAATTGTATTGCAACGGAGTTGTTTGAGTATTATCTGACATTTTTTACGACTTTTATGCTACACGAGACAATGATACGGCGTTCCGATACGCACGGGACTGCTTGATAAATATATGTTTACAAAATGTGTTCTATAATATGCGTAATCTGAGACTGTGCCATGCAATCCCCCGTAAGAGACTCCCCGAAAACCAAGCTTGCCGACCTATATGCGTATGTATCATGATCCTTCCAAGTCAATTCGCGTTTAGTATATACCGCGTAACCCACTCAGGCTTCTGCCCTCGCTAAATGCTCGATGCCGGCGAGGACGGCGGTGAACTGTTGGGTAGGCTTGCTGTTGTCTCCCTTGGTGCTGTTCTCTCCACAGCATCATGCCAGCCCTTGCCGGCGGTACGTCTCACAAAGACCGTGTTGAGGGTGTCTCCAAAGTACCTCTCACGACGTGTAGTTCTCCTCTCGCCCCCTTCCATAGCTGAATATGCGCTGCGTGTCGTGCGCATCCTCTTCCGCTTGCCCCCTTCGCTTAAGAGGTTACTCAACTTAAGCCGCTCTTGCATCAGGGTGTTGTCAAACTCCACGATCCCGCGTACCCATGGCGCCACGTCTAGGACGATGAGTTTTGTGGTCCTGTCAAACACTGATGGGTCAAGATAACTGGCCGCCGACAACCTCTCATTTATGGCAATAGGATCGAATGCATACGCAAGGTCCATGCGTCTCAGCGGCGCGGTTTGAGGCTCAAATGAGTGGCCCAGGGACTCAACCACTCGCTTCTCTGTGAGTGGTTCGAGGAGTGTCTTGGCAGTGTTGAGTGTGTGTGAAGCATGCATAAGGCTTTGCCTTGCTAGGGATTTAAGAGACAGGGAGAGGTTGACACTGGGCGAGGACTGCATCACCTTGGGGTCTGCCTCAAGAAGACGGCTTCCCATGATGAAATCGTCTCGCATCTTGACTGGTATTTCAGGCAGTTCCGGATCGATCATCTCCTGGAATCTGATCCCTAAAGTGCCGCTTGCCAAGAGATCTGCATCGCTCATTGATGTGCAGAATTCATCAAAGGCTGTAAGTGCCTCAAGCCTCTGGCTTCGTTGCGATACTTGTTGGGAGACACCATCGGCCCATGAAGGCAAATCCAGTGTAGTGTTCCACTCGCCCATGTCTAATGCCCAGGAATTCCATGCCTGTTTCATTGCCTCCTCTTCTGACTCCAATGGATCAGGGCAGGTAGCGATCAGGTCACGGCCATACCAACCTAGGCCCTTGCAGTAAGTGTCCTCACTCAGCACTCGTATTACATCGCCATTTTCGTCCAGGTCGGTCCCTTTGGGCCATCGCAGGCAGAACCAGTCGAACCCTCCCTTGCGATCCCCGACCCCGATCTGGCACCAGTAGTTGAGTTCTGTTAGCGAGGACCTGAGGTCGTTATTTCTAGACTTGTACAAGGCCTCAACAGCTGTGCGTCGTAGAATGTGCCCTTCGTTAGCTGCGGCGAGAAGACAGAGGTCGACAGCAAGATTCATAGGTGGAGGTGCGAACCGGAAGATGCCATGGAGGTTAAGGCTCTGAAGAGGCACTAGGCTTTCGTCGTTGCAGGTCATGATGAACGGTCGTTTCGATTGGGCCATCATCCCCATCAGTGTTGCCCAAAATTGCTTGTCTTCCTCGTATAAGacatcaacttcttctaGCAGAATTAATGACTGCTTCTGGCTCTTAGCCAAGCTGGCTTTTGCTGTTTCAGGcaacttctcctcggcgGGTTTCTTGACTGGTGGTTTGGAGACTCTCGACTTTTGGAAAAAGGCAGTCATCGTGCCTTGCTTCCCCGACTTCAAATCCCGTGAagtctcatcttcgtccATGGTTCCAGAACTGGGATCTGCGCGATGTTGCTGAACAAGGTGGTTCCGTGTCATGTCGCCAACTTTCTCCAAGATATCTTTGCCATTTCGTCTACTGGCGGAGTTGATTTCGAATATTTCGAATCCCAATTCTTTGGCTATTGCGTAAACCGTTGCCGACTTACCACTCCCGTGAGGACCACTGATAACCACCGCATTCGTCAGTCTTCCCTGCTCCATTCCGGAGTCGCCATTTCGAACGACTGTCTTCTTCAGCAATCCTGAGCCGGCAGGTGCCCAGTCGTCCTCATTTTCAGAGATCTCACCCATCTCGTttgcttcctcttcgctATTGACAATAAAATCATCCAGCTcatccttctttctcttctttttcggCGCTGGTTTTATTTTGGACTTTCCCTTGGTTACTGTGTTATCGGCTGTTGTAGTTACAGACTCAACTTTCAATGTTTGTAACCAGTCCCTTAGCAGGAGGGCTTCTTTTCCAGCCTGGAGGATCTCTGATGCTGCAGCTGGAGCGTACTTCTGCGTCCAGGCCAGAGATTCACACGTTGATCTATCATATGCAGAAAGGCTAGTCTCAAGCATTTCGTATAAGCGGCTGACTGCAGGATGTGTCCTTCTTGCAGAGAACTCGGATGTGTTGCCCATCATCGCATCGTCAGTATCGGCGGTGCTCGCCATCCGTAGGGTCCTGAGTTCTGACCGGACCCGTATTTGAAGTTTCCGTCCACTTTCAAAGTGGCGGCTAGGGGTTCGTAGTTCCTTGGGCGCGGGTTCAAAATTATCGTGATTCCTAGGCAGTGATTCTCGGAGAGCAGCAAGATCCATATTGGCGCAGAACCTGTCCAGCACAGACTCGTCGGGGGTGACTGTGACAGTAGAGCCTTTGGACTTTTTATCCATATGCTCGTCGGATGATAATGAGGCAGGATCAAGCTCGAGATCAAAGCCACGAACATGAGCCATTCCCTTCGCTGGCCATAGAGGCTGCATAGCTCCAGGCACCCTGGTTACGCCAGTCTTGACGCCAAACCGCGGGGGTTGCTTGTTCACGATAAATGGGTTGCGAGGCTTCTTAGGAGACATTGGCGTGGACATGAATACAGTCTGTCGTGTCGAAGATGGTTTCCCTTTGGTAGCAGATTGGCTTTCCGTTTTCGTGTTTTGCTTTGCCTTCCCAGTGAAGAATGGGTGTGTAGTCTTTGACATATCCTCGATTTTGGCCATGCAGTCCTCTTTTGctttccttcctcttctctttggtggtgttggtgggaaCAATATCTTGCCTTCCAGGATCTGGGTTATCTTATCCCCCATATCTTTTCGGTTGGCTTCGTCACGTCCATATTTCATGCACACCATTCGAGATGGAGGGCTCTTGGACTTGGGCTTTGGGGGCGATCCCAATGTCCCTGTCTTTGGGTTCCATTTTAGTACTTTGCCCTTGACATTGGGATTTGTATTGCTGGAAGGATTGGATTGTGGAGTGGCCTCGGTGGGGTTTATAAATGCGATATTGGTCGGTTCAGGTTCGGGTTTGGTGAAGACAGACTCCTTCAGCTTAATTCCAAGACTCTGTTCAATAGTCGCGTTCGAGTTGCTTGAAGCTGCATCGCAATGGCGTTTTCGTCGTGGTCTCTTCGGTACAGGCGCATCATGCGGGAGGGACGCGTCGGCCTTTCGACGTCTTCTACTGTTTGGAACTTCTGGCACTGGCTCAGCGTCTTCGTGAGGAGTTCCGCTGCTCAAAGCGTTCGGCGATGATTCTGCGCTGTTCGGGGGGTTGGCAACGTCGACAGCAGGACCTTTAGTAAAGAAAGGATGGACTTTCTTCACCTCGGGTTCCCTTATGCCTTCCTGGGCCATCCTCTCGACCAAGACCGTTCCCATTGATGCGTCGAAAGCTGCGAGAGTAGCAATGTCAGCATGCAATGAGCTTGAGATTTCGATGTCCTAAGCACCTTTAAGCTTAATGTTAAACCACCATTTCACGAATGTAACACCGGAATATGGATTCTGAGGATagaagaaagaaacaaaGTCGAGTAGGATCTTATAGCAATAGAGAAAAGATTCCAATGCGAGGCGAGCCTTTGTCTCGGTGCGAATGAACTGAAAGCGTTGCCCGTGGATATAATTGAATAAAGAGCTTGGCCAGGGTACGCGTTAATGGAAATGGTAGAAACCACTGAACGCGTCGATTCGCGCTAGAAACGTACCTTCGCTTCTTCTAGGTACGTCAGGGATCATTTTTGGTGGCAGGCGCTTGAGACCCACTGATCCCCACCAACGGAATTTGTTTCGGGCCGCtccaacttttttttttgtgaAGCTTCACCTGTTGATCGCCGAAGGAAAAAAGTGCAGGTCGAAAGTCTAGATACAACGAATTGTATCTCTTTCAGCCCACGGTATAATTCATCATTACGGTACCGTAGTCGCCATGGCTTCCGAGTATAGAATACACAAGCCATTTGTGCTGGCGACCCTCCCCCGACCCTTGGATCATACTGAAGGTCGCATCGTTGCGCGGGAGGTCTATGGTTTGCGCGATGGtcagaagaagcgaaagaggaCGGAACTGGTTGTTGGTGTGGATGGAGAAACTATTAGCATCTATGATGTATGATTTCTCACCAGATCTTGGGTAGGCTGTTGCTGACTTTGCGCAGGTTCCGGCTTCGAGATTGATCACTTCTTATCCTATTCCTCCTCAAGAATCTTTTACCTGCGCTCCTTACTCGGTTAGGATCCGACGAGCTGATTCCAACGACGTTTCCCGATACACATATATCTCTACTCGCGATTCTAGAGGCCAAAAGATCACATTGTTTAAGGATGTCGTCCACCAGGATGGCAAGACTACCTCCACGACGACCGTCTCCCCCGTTCTCAAGTCTTCAGCTGTTCGATACTTGACATGCTCTTCCAGTGTGCCAGAGACCTCTAGTACTGGCGATGTGATTGCAGTCTGCGAAAACGGAGAGTTCATTTCACTTTCTTCCGAAACCCTGGCGATCCAATGGACCTCACCCTCAAAGTCCGCATTGCAGGATGCTATCGCTACACAGATCGAGAGCCTCGAGGTGGACTACGTTACCTCGGGTACACTTGCCGAGTTCAGCGAAGGGATCTTCAAGGATAAGCCTGAGATTTTCAGTGCGCTCCCTAAAACACCTGCTTCTGAGCCGGAGCTGGTTGCGTTCGTGTCAAAGACGTTGAGCGAGAGCCAGGAGAGCCGTCACTTGGTTGTTCTCGCTGTCGCCGCAGGCACTTCAACAACCTCTGACATTCAGAAGCTATCACCTCTCGAGATCGCTCCCATCGGTACTCCTTCGCCCCGTGGCACTGATAAATCTACCTACCAAATTGATGTGCAAGCAGCTCTGCTCATGCAGCTACAACAAGGCGCTCTCAATATCTACGACCTTACCACTCCTGTTCCGAAGCTCAAGTCTGTGGTGCAAATGGAGAGCGCAGTTTCTTTCGCTCGTTTGTCTCGACCATTTGTCTTGTCATGCTCACTCGAGTCAATCGGTCTCTACAACCACCAGTATAGATCCATCCATGCCAATGCACCACTTGATCTTTCCGAGGTccttgaggaggatgagaagcccCAGTCGTGCCAGTTGATTAGCTACCTCCGAAGTCAGGAGCTAGCCGTGGCTCTGATTGATAACGTCCTGGTCTCAATCCAGATTGAGCCCCCCAAGAACCACGGCAAGCGACGCAAACAGGGTCTTCTGATTGACTCTATTGGTCGTGGAACTGCTACTGAAATCCCagcgaagaaggccaagacagAAAAGCTATCAGCAGACTTCTCCAAATATGTCCCTGGCTCGATGACTGAACAATATATGAATAAGCTTCGCAACGAGCTTGAAATTGCAGATGCGCATCTTACAAAGGGTGAACTT is from Fusarium musae strain F31 chromosome 4, whole genome shotgun sequence and encodes:
- a CDS encoding hypothetical protein (EggNog:ENOG41) — translated: MASEYRIHKPFVLATLPRPLDHTEGRIVAREVYGLRDGQKKRKRTELVVGVDGETISIYDVPASRLITSYPIPPQESFTCAPYSVRIRRADSNDVSRYTYISTRDSRGQKITLFKDVVHQDGKTTSTTTVSPVLKSSAVRYLTCSSSVPETSSTGDVIAVCENGEFISLSSETLAIQWTSPSKSALQDAIATQIESLEVDYVTSGTLAEFSEGIFKDKPEIFSALPKTPASEPELVAFVSKTLSESQESRHLVVLAVAAGTSTTSDIQKLSPLEIAPIGTPSPRGTDKSTYQIDVQAALLMQLQQGALNIYDLTTPVPKLKSVVQMESAVSFARLSRPFVLSCSLESIGLYNHQYRSIHANAPLDLSEVLEEDEKPQSCQLISYLRSQELAVALIDNVLVSIQIEPPKNHGKRRKQGLLIDSIGRGTATEIPAKKAKTEKLSADFSKYVPGSMTEQYMNKLRNELEIADAHLTKGELEEWEGLLRKRFRVGLRSTSESTEAKEKDAQELPEWEWHTGGSRYAVVDRRWVLYAIGRTFSISTTEAPESRPKLQLILPDTNVTSYLVVAGHLTLSNLKAAFREEWDVEALDSKTIVEDLLTSLTDADPSMTLVLNYLQATQLGELELLLAIRALMLNLDLIPDPKKPANSKLLKDEAHDGVENYEMDIDDLERDIAITEYYLGDDSSSRSRGLTLAFAKLWRLPAITTVKAIRATLKTEEILSLIYTLRVELVRGAWTSLYIDPTSFDSEGNDPPPDGVITLISDLLGRCIDAVGAGGWLLNDAISSDKSETGDLLTALKLEVTAALEGLEEAVYLNGIVGEAVRFGLASQKSGAGRPSWNTNNPVPMKLEGQESRMLPLGLKTKQLPTKSKVVSGGEVVQRSTRETGQLISRKVEAYSLEKLAI
- a CDS encoding hypothetical protein (EggNog:ENOG41), which gives rise to MQNSPRSGSFERRSSVHDRMPSPSPIRSPLSRSRTPSPSRGRSQAPRGRPSSRMVSRSKSRGRLSSRSSSRSPSRRSKRSDNHHHHGLFKTTAGLLAGIGVAAVVAHKVWPKGVLYGDHEDWEHSSKHHRSDRPHHRRRRSLENGERVVERTTRRRGDAAYYEEVDRRRPQNFERMPRPEHERMRQPAERLPYPADDHYIPAQPVYAERRRTVVQPAPMHPEW